A part of Candidatus Acidiferrales bacterium genomic DNA contains:
- a CDS encoding type II toxin-antitoxin system HicA family toxin, translated as MSRSEKTLEQILRGTSDANIAFAAVRQLLSNLGFEERIRGSHHIFTHEGVEEILNLQPKGSKCKPYQMKQVRSVIIKYKLVEGRHA; from the coding sequence ATGAGCCGAAGCGAAAAAACGCTGGAACAAATTCTTCGCGGCACATCTGACGCAAACATTGCGTTTGCTGCAGTGCGTCAGCTGCTCTCGAATTTAGGTTTTGAAGAGCGCATCCGTGGAAGCCACCACATTTTCACGCACGAGGGCGTGGAAGAAATCCTGAATTTGCAGCCGAAGGGATCCAAGTGCAAACCGTACCAGATGAAGCAGGTCCGGTCTGTTATAATTAAGTATAAGCTCGTGGAGGGGCGGCATGCCTAA
- a CDS encoding type II toxin-antitoxin system HicB family antitoxin produces the protein MPKYEVIIYWSQEDEAFIAEVPELAGCAADGKTYREALTNVEIIIREWIETAKELGREIPAPKGRLVFA, from the coding sequence ATGCCTAAGTACGAAGTTATTATTTACTGGAGCCAGGAAGACGAGGCGTTCATCGCGGAAGTGCCTGAACTCGCTGGCTGTGCCGCTGACGGAAAAACCTACCGAGAGGCCCTCACGAACGTCGAGATCATTATCAGAGAATGGATTGAAACAGCGAAAGAACTTGGCCGTGAGATTCCCGCACCCAAAGGCCGTCTGGTGTTTGCTTAG
- a CDS encoding DUF4919 domain-containing protein: MPRRKTKSFQCRSGAAALFLITLFASAVAAQSKPQSSPSYDDLVQESRNGDPNVNYGQLRMAYAASPKYSSDVDMDSVKKMNSKLQSKDYKGALKAANVLLNEDYVSIDAHIVAYLAYQAQHDAGHAQQQHDIAIGLIQSILGSGDGKSIASAYKVICVREEYNVLNALGLRPQSQALSKQNDRDYDVLTVMNPKDGTTSKLYFDTTISMTYMDKLFKQ; this comes from the coding sequence ATGCCGCGTAGAAAAACAAAGTCCTTTCAATGCCGGAGCGGTGCGGCTGCATTATTTCTCATCACATTGTTTGCTAGCGCTGTCGCTGCGCAGAGCAAGCCCCAATCCTCGCCATCCTATGACGACCTCGTGCAGGAATCCAGAAACGGCGATCCGAACGTCAACTATGGCCAACTGCGAATGGCTTATGCTGCTAGCCCCAAATACTCTTCTGACGTCGACATGGATTCAGTGAAGAAAATGAATTCAAAACTACAGTCCAAAGACTACAAAGGAGCGCTAAAAGCTGCGAATGTGCTGTTGAACGAGGATTATGTCAGTATTGATGCGCATATCGTGGCGTATCTGGCGTATCAGGCACAGCACGATGCCGGGCACGCCCAACAGCAACACGATATTGCCATTGGATTGATTCAATCAATACTCGGCTCGGGAGACGGCAAGAGTATCGCTTCGGCATATAAGGTAATCTGTGTGCGAGAAGAATACAATGTATTGAATGCTCTCGGTCTCAGACCCCAGTCACAGGCTTTGTCGAAGCAAAACGACCGGGACTATGACGTTCTTACGGTTATGAATCCAAAAGATGGCACGACGTCCAAGCTCTATTTCGATACGACGATTTCGATGACCTATATGGACAAGCTGTTCAAGCAATAA
- a CDS encoding M20/M25/M40 family metallo-hydrolase, whose amino-acid sequence MKLYQSLLIFVLAGSIAATAGAQQQTQDEHKVAHDIYKQLIETNTTESVGNMTTAANEIAERLRAAGFPASDVTVLGPDARHGNVVARIHGSGARKPILFIAHLDVVEANRADWSLDPFKLTEQDGFFYGRGTSDIKDGDAILTANFIRLKEEGYKPDRDLILALTSDEEGGDFNGITWLLEKHRNLIDAEYCINTDGGDFQLKDGKPLLTSIQTSEKLYADYELKVFNKGGHSSLPSPDNAIYHLAGGLMRLSHYQFPTEFNETTRTFFERMSKIEQGTLASELAGAAKNPPDAAAIQTLSESPYYNALLRTTCVATRLSGGHANNALPQDASAIVNCRIFPGGTQEETEKTLVKVLDDPQIKVSAIAPPHTSPASPLRKDVLEADEKVVGEMWPGTPVIPTMETGATDGYLLRDAGIPTYGISGVFIDMNDVRAHGRDERILQSSFYEGVDFFYRYIKALSSGN is encoded by the coding sequence ATGAAACTTTACCAATCGCTTTTGATCTTTGTGCTCGCTGGCTCGATTGCCGCCACGGCTGGCGCCCAACAGCAGACGCAGGACGAGCACAAGGTGGCGCATGATATTTACAAGCAACTGATCGAAACGAACACGACGGAATCGGTGGGCAACATGACCACCGCCGCGAATGAAATTGCCGAGCGGCTGCGCGCAGCGGGATTTCCCGCGAGCGACGTGACCGTCCTGGGGCCAGACGCGCGGCATGGCAATGTGGTTGCCAGAATTCACGGCAGCGGTGCGCGCAAGCCGATTCTCTTTATCGCGCATCTGGATGTGGTGGAAGCGAATCGCGCCGATTGGTCGCTCGATCCATTCAAGCTGACGGAACAAGACGGCTTCTTTTACGGACGCGGAACGAGCGACATAAAAGACGGCGACGCGATTCTGACCGCGAACTTCATCCGGCTGAAGGAGGAGGGTTACAAACCCGATCGCGATCTGATTCTGGCGCTGACTTCGGACGAAGAGGGCGGAGACTTCAACGGAATTACGTGGCTGCTCGAAAAGCATCGCAATTTGATTGACGCGGAATACTGTATCAACACCGACGGCGGCGATTTCCAGCTCAAGGACGGCAAGCCGCTGCTGACTTCGATTCAAACCAGCGAAAAGCTATATGCCGATTACGAACTAAAGGTCTTCAACAAGGGCGGGCACAGCTCACTGCCCTCCCCTGACAATGCCATCTACCATCTGGCAGGCGGCCTGATGCGGCTTTCGCACTATCAATTTCCGACGGAGTTCAACGAAACGACGCGCACATTTTTCGAGCGCATGTCGAAGATCGAGCAAGGAACGCTGGCTTCCGAACTGGCCGGAGCCGCCAAGAATCCACCCGATGCCGCGGCCATCCAGACGCTTTCGGAGTCGCCCTATTACAACGCGCTGCTGCGCACGACTTGCGTGGCCACGCGACTGAGCGGGGGTCACGCGAACAACGCGCTGCCGCAGGACGCCAGCGCGATTGTGAATTGCCGCATTTTCCCGGGCGGCACGCAAGAAGAGACAGAAAAAACATTGGTGAAAGTGCTGGACGATCCGCAGATCAAAGTCTCGGCGATCGCGCCGCCGCATACGAGCCCCGCATCGCCGCTTCGAAAGGACGTGCTGGAAGCGGATGAGAAAGTCGTGGGAGAAATGTGGCCGGGCACGCCGGTGATTCCGACGATGGAAACCGGCGCTACGGACGGTTATCTGCTGCGCGACGCGGGAATTCCCACGTACGGCATATCGGGAGTCTTCATTGACATGAACGACGTTCGCGCGCACGGCCGCGACGAACGTATTTTGCAGAGTTCGTTCTATGAAGGCGTGGATTTCTTTTATAGGTACATCAAGGCGCTGTCGTCCGGAAACTGA
- a CDS encoding DUF1579 family protein has translation MNRTMRQTLSRIAVTLAILAIATAANAQSAQNPPQSSQQEQDAVQQALIAAATPGPIHAQLMKRAGEYTTVTTLYATGAQPQQSTGTATLKSILDGRFLEETNSGDSLGQPYSGLRLYGYNNGSKQYEAAWIYTGSTAFLVLDGSTDDSGKIVRYSGAFLGPNGARQTLRVTVTQSDDDHFSVKLLGEGPDNTLTTLETVYTRVKKIPPPPAHR, from the coding sequence ATGAATCGGACAATGCGGCAAACACTTTCGAGAATCGCTGTCACTCTGGCCATTCTGGCCATAGCCACAGCAGCCAATGCGCAGTCCGCGCAAAATCCGCCGCAATCCTCGCAGCAGGAACAGGACGCCGTGCAACAGGCGCTCATCGCCGCTGCGACTCCCGGCCCGATTCATGCGCAATTGATGAAGCGCGCCGGCGAATATACGACGGTCACTACGCTCTATGCCACCGGCGCTCAGCCGCAGCAATCCACCGGAACCGCCACGCTCAAAAGCATTCTCGATGGCCGCTTCCTCGAAGAGACCAATTCCGGCGACTCCCTCGGCCAGCCTTATTCCGGCTTGCGACTTTATGGCTATAACAACGGCTCCAAGCAGTACGAAGCCGCCTGGATTTACACCGGCTCAACCGCGTTCCTCGTGCTGGATGGCTCCACCGACGATAGCGGCAAGATCGTGCGTTATTCCGGCGCGTTCCTCGGCCCGAATGGCGCAAGGCAAACGCTCCGCGTCACCGTCACGCAATCCGATGACGATCATTTCAGCGTGAAACTACTCGGCGAAGGCCCGGACAACACGCTCACCACGCTCGAAACCGTTTACACGCGCGTCAAGAAAATTCCGCCTCCGCCTGCCCATCGCTGA
- a CDS encoding ABC transporter ATP-binding protein, with protein sequence MAVEEATSSLAFRQDLVDAGIVICTEDLWKTYTMGTEEVHALRGTNLQIRKGEYAAIMGPSGSGKSTLMNLIGCLDSPTKGHYWLAGRLVSELDDDELAYIRNKEIGFVFQTFNLLARATALHNVELPMIYNGTPAEERRVRATQTLKQVELGERMMHKPNELSGGQRQRVAIARALVNHPSILLADEPTGNLDSQTGEEIMALFARLHQSGNTIILVTHEPDIARHAHRVIRLRDGKIEKDEKIK encoded by the coding sequence ATGGCAGTTGAAGAAGCGACATCTTCCCTGGCGTTCCGGCAGGATCTCGTTGATGCCGGCATTGTCATCTGCACCGAAGACCTGTGGAAGACCTATACGATGGGCACGGAGGAAGTGCATGCGCTTCGCGGCACGAACCTTCAGATTCGCAAGGGCGAATACGCCGCCATCATGGGCCCTTCCGGCTCCGGCAAATCCACGCTAATGAATTTGATCGGCTGCCTCGATTCCCCGACCAAGGGCCACTACTGGCTCGCCGGGCGCCTTGTCAGCGAACTCGACGACGACGAGCTTGCCTACATTCGCAACAAAGAAATCGGCTTCGTCTTTCAAACTTTCAATCTCCTCGCGCGCGCCACCGCGCTTCACAATGTCGAACTGCCCATGATTTACAACGGCACGCCAGCCGAAGAGCGCCGCGTACGCGCCACGCAAACTCTCAAGCAGGTCGAACTCGGCGAACGCATGATGCACAAACCCAATGAACTTTCCGGCGGCCAGCGCCAGCGCGTGGCCATCGCTCGCGCGCTCGTGAATCATCCTTCGATTCTGCTCGCCGATGAACCAACGGGAAACCTCGATTCCCAAACCGGCGAGGAAATCATGGCTCTGTTCGCGCGCCTGCATCAGAGCGGCAACACCATTATTCTCGTCACACACGAACCCGACATCGCACGGCACGCGCATCGCGTCATCCGTCTGCGCGACGGCAAAATCGAAAAAGACGAAAAAATCAAGTAA
- a CDS encoding efflux RND transporter periplasmic adaptor subunit, with protein sequence MKKSKRTVLIVVGVVALLLIVVISVKQAGRDTVTVQSGVAAKQDITSLVTASGEIRPQNYTNVLGQGFGKITDIDVNEGDVVKKGTVLLRVERVQPAADVKAQQATIDSMQAAVQSAQSADVAAQADVQQSEANLEKARNDWDRGQGLYKEGLIAKSDYDTYKSAYGAAAATLAGNQARAKQAHDQLAVAQYNQAQAAATEVHLRDVLDKTTYEAPISGVVTFIPVKVGENVVPGIQNSEGSYLLTISDMSEVDAEVMVDETDIPNVKVGQAADVTIDAYPNQTFKGHVADVGEEAILRTSGLATTQETSANSQEARDFKVHVRLDAPPKLIRPGLSCTAKIKTAHRTDVLTIPIQALAVRSRAELKAEEEQQKSGGNVTLAAAKPAPNPDGTTGNDDVQGVFVIRNNKAIFVPVQTGITGITNIEVTSGLKVGDQIVTGSYKALRTLRSGATVKIDNSAPVITDQSSS encoded by the coding sequence ATGAAGAAGTCTAAAAGAACAGTTCTTATTGTCGTCGGCGTTGTCGCGCTCCTCCTCATAGTTGTTATCAGTGTCAAGCAGGCGGGCAGAGACACCGTCACCGTGCAATCCGGCGTTGCTGCGAAGCAAGACATCACCTCGCTTGTGACCGCATCCGGCGAAATCCGGCCGCAGAACTACACCAACGTGCTTGGCCAGGGCTTCGGCAAGATCACCGACATTGACGTGAACGAAGGCGATGTCGTCAAGAAAGGCACCGTCCTCCTGCGCGTCGAGCGCGTTCAGCCCGCCGCGGACGTCAAGGCGCAGCAAGCCACTATTGACTCCATGCAGGCCGCCGTGCAGTCCGCTCAGTCGGCTGACGTTGCCGCCCAGGCCGATGTGCAGCAGTCCGAGGCCAATCTCGAAAAGGCTCGTAACGACTGGGACCGCGGCCAGGGCTTGTATAAGGAAGGTTTGATCGCCAAGTCCGATTACGACACCTACAAGTCCGCCTACGGAGCCGCGGCCGCCACTCTCGCCGGAAATCAGGCTCGCGCAAAGCAAGCTCACGATCAGCTTGCCGTCGCTCAATACAATCAGGCGCAGGCTGCTGCCACCGAAGTTCACCTGCGTGACGTTCTCGACAAAACGACTTACGAAGCGCCGATTAGCGGCGTGGTCACGTTTATTCCCGTCAAGGTCGGCGAAAACGTCGTCCCCGGCATTCAAAATTCCGAGGGCAGCTACCTCCTCACCATCTCAGATATGTCCGAAGTCGACGCTGAAGTCATGGTCGACGAAACCGACATCCCCAACGTCAAGGTCGGCCAGGCTGCGGACGTCACGATTGATGCGTATCCGAACCAGACCTTCAAAGGCCACGTCGCCGACGTCGGTGAAGAGGCCATTTTGCGCACCTCCGGTTTGGCCACCACGCAGGAAACTTCCGCCAATAGCCAGGAAGCGCGCGATTTCAAAGTCCATGTGCGCCTCGATGCGCCTCCCAAGCTGATTCGCCCGGGCCTTTCCTGCACCGCGAAAATCAAGACCGCGCATCGCACCGATGTGCTCACCATTCCGATTCAGGCTCTCGCCGTGCGCTCGCGCGCGGAGCTCAAGGCCGAAGAGGAGCAGCAAAAATCCGGTGGCAATGTCACTCTGGCGGCTGCAAAGCCGGCGCCGAATCCGGACGGAACCACGGGCAATGATGATGTTCAGGGCGTTTTTGTCATTCGCAACAACAAAGCCATTTTCGTTCCCGTGCAGACAGGCATCACCGGCATCACGAACATCGAAGTGACCAGCGGCCTCAAAGTCGGCGACCAGATTGTCACCGGCAGCTACAAAGCGCTGCGTACCCTTCGTTCCGGCGCGACGGTTAAAATCGACAACTCCGCTCCGGTCATCACGGATCAATCGAGTTCCTAG
- a CDS encoding GWxTD domain-containing protein — MKRGRGLSIFAIFSFCCALLIPAIVHAQDQDQQETQQEIDAKAKAKAQKKREKDLERELLPVYKEWLNGPVSYIITAEERAAFLQLETNQERDNFIENFWQRRNPDQDSADNTYKEDYYERIAYVNERYSSGVPGWKTDRGRIYLMWGKPDEVDSNPAGGPYTRPAEEGGGETTTYPFEDWRYRYLPGIGENVILEFVDPSGTGEYHLTTDPSEKDALLYVPGAGLTDLEAMGESSKLDRFKNTDGTHDPVPMGGPGSAPEYMNEFTRLDLYSKIWTPPPVKYKDLEEDVDTHLTTNQIHFDCHTDFLRVTDDADLVPITIQIPNKDLSFQDKNGVQTATLHLFARITSVSGRVVETFEDSISADTPDSLMQQYLKGFNIYQKEVPLSPGLYRLDVVVKDINSGNLGVINTGLHVPRFQDDQLAASSMILADEMQRVSSRDIGLGEFVIGDLKIRPKLDTTFKQNGQMGLFLQIYNLKVDPKTNKANAIIQYAVVNNLDNRTVLNFSESSQQYNQHGEEMWIEKVLDLKSLAPGQYKLKVQITDNGDNQIITPSADFTVKAATN; from the coding sequence ATGAAACGCGGTCGCGGGCTATCTATCTTTGCTATTTTCTCCTTCTGCTGTGCCCTTCTTATTCCCGCCATCGTACATGCCCAGGATCAGGATCAGCAAGAAACACAGCAGGAAATCGACGCCAAGGCCAAGGCAAAAGCGCAAAAGAAACGGGAAAAGGATCTGGAACGAGAACTCCTGCCCGTCTACAAGGAATGGCTCAACGGGCCGGTTTCCTACATCATTACAGCGGAGGAGCGCGCTGCCTTCCTGCAACTGGAAACCAACCAGGAGCGCGATAACTTTATCGAGAATTTCTGGCAGCGGCGGAATCCGGACCAGGACTCCGCGGATAACACGTACAAAGAGGATTATTACGAGCGGATTGCGTACGTCAACGAGAGGTACTCCTCGGGCGTGCCGGGTTGGAAGACGGATCGCGGGCGCATCTACCTGATGTGGGGCAAGCCGGATGAGGTGGACTCGAACCCGGCGGGCGGCCCTTATACGAGACCCGCAGAAGAGGGCGGCGGCGAAACGACGACCTATCCGTTTGAAGACTGGCGCTATCGATACTTGCCGGGAATCGGTGAAAACGTGATTCTGGAATTCGTGGATCCTTCAGGCACGGGCGAGTATCACCTGACGACGGACCCAAGCGAAAAAGACGCTTTGCTGTATGTGCCGGGCGCGGGCTTGACGGATCTGGAAGCCATGGGCGAATCGTCGAAGCTCGACCGCTTTAAGAATACCGATGGCACGCATGATCCTGTTCCGATGGGCGGGCCGGGCTCAGCCCCGGAGTATATGAACGAGTTCACGCGGCTGGATTTGTACTCGAAGATCTGGACGCCGCCGCCGGTGAAATACAAGGACCTTGAAGAGGATGTGGACACGCACTTGACGACGAACCAGATTCACTTTGACTGCCACACGGATTTCCTGCGTGTCACGGATGATGCGGATCTGGTTCCGATTACGATTCAAATTCCCAACAAAGACTTGAGTTTTCAGGATAAGAACGGAGTGCAGACGGCGACGCTGCATCTGTTTGCGCGCATCACGAGCGTGAGCGGGCGAGTCGTGGAAACGTTCGAAGACTCGATCTCCGCGGATACGCCGGATTCGCTGATGCAGCAGTATTTGAAGGGATTCAATATCTATCAGAAGGAAGTTCCGCTGAGCCCCGGGCTCTACCGGCTGGACGTGGTGGTGAAAGACATCAACAGCGGCAACCTGGGCGTGATCAACACTGGCTTGCATGTGCCGCGATTCCAGGATGACCAATTGGCAGCCAGTTCGATGATTCTGGCGGATGAAATGCAGAGAGTTTCGTCACGCGACATCGGCCTGGGAGAGTTTGTTATTGGCGATTTGAAGATTCGGCCCAAGCTCGACACAACGTTTAAACAAAACGGGCAGATGGGTTTGTTCTTGCAGATTTACAATCTCAAGGTCGACCCGAAAACCAACAAGGCGAATGCGATTATTCAGTATGCGGTGGTCAACAATTTGGATAACCGTACAGTCCTGAACTTCTCGGAGAGTTCGCAGCAATACAATCAGCACGGCGAAGAAATGTGGATCGAGAAAGTTCTGGACCTCAAATCGCTGGCACCCGGACAATACAAACTCAAAGTGCAGATAACGGATAACGGCGACAATCAGATCATTACTCCCTCGGCGGACTTTACGGTGAAGGCCGCGACGAATTGA
- a CDS encoding carboxypeptidase-like regulatory domain-containing protein, whose product MANARIIGLAALVFGLIAVGISPTSAESRDGRIAGVVLDGSGVPQMGATVVITAESLLTGDPVQLLTNERGHFATPALEPGLYTLRVTLAGFLPTLASNVRVSSSRTTSVEIELGSMLSGLTDLRRRPNQHPQEGEWGWVLRTSPGTRPILRWRDDGILLSGAGESSSAENLEENHRLRSRVDVTSGVRPGAATSFSDSPATTVAYDESVGATGQLLIAGQFSYESDTSNGGFATVWLPQGDAKFGPRTSLAVRQSRLGPNGPVFRGLRLDQEGTLALTDNVTLRYGAEYLLTGLGSDNTAGLRPRAEIAARLGGGWEASAVVASRPWPESSPEATAPMESALDSIDEFPTMLFRNDRPVLEDGWHEELAVEHIFRRHSRVMLSAFHDQSKDTAVFGQGASVSGNPNFLQDFFTNGFAYDAGNSSSWGMRAAYQQKFSKDLSTTLVYAYSGALSPTADPSTNQELRTLLATTYHSSIAGSVSSKVPVLGTEVTTGYKWIGGTVVSRQDEYGEALFQLDPYFNLVVRQPIPCLHHMEAVADFGNLLAQGYVPMTTRDGNLVMVAAYRTFRGGVSLQF is encoded by the coding sequence TTGGCAAATGCGCGCATCATCGGTCTGGCGGCCCTGGTTTTTGGGTTAATCGCCGTGGGCATTTCGCCCACGTCGGCCGAATCTCGCGACGGGCGAATTGCGGGAGTCGTGCTGGATGGTTCGGGTGTGCCGCAGATGGGAGCGACGGTCGTGATCACGGCCGAATCGCTGCTGACCGGCGACCCGGTTCAATTGCTCACCAATGAACGCGGACACTTCGCCACGCCGGCGCTCGAGCCAGGGCTGTATACGCTGCGCGTGACGCTCGCGGGTTTCCTGCCGACGCTTGCTTCGAATGTCCGCGTGAGCAGCAGCCGGACGACGAGCGTTGAAATCGAACTTGGCTCGATGTTGAGCGGTCTCACGGACCTGCGACGCCGCCCGAATCAGCATCCACAGGAAGGCGAGTGGGGATGGGTCCTGCGGACGTCGCCCGGGACGCGGCCGATCCTTCGCTGGCGCGATGACGGTATCCTGCTTTCGGGCGCCGGAGAATCAAGCAGCGCGGAGAACCTGGAAGAAAATCATCGGCTGCGAAGCCGTGTGGACGTGACTTCCGGCGTTCGGCCAGGAGCAGCCACCAGTTTTTCTGATTCGCCGGCGACTACGGTTGCTTATGACGAGAGCGTGGGAGCGACAGGCCAACTGCTGATTGCCGGCCAGTTCAGCTATGAAAGCGACACGTCGAATGGCGGCTTCGCCACGGTTTGGCTGCCGCAGGGCGATGCCAAATTTGGACCGCGAACGAGTTTGGCGGTGCGGCAATCGCGCCTCGGCCCCAACGGCCCTGTCTTCCGCGGGTTGCGGCTGGATCAAGAGGGCACGCTAGCGCTGACCGACAACGTGACGCTGCGATACGGCGCCGAATATCTCCTGACCGGACTTGGGAGTGACAATACTGCGGGTTTGCGTCCGCGCGCGGAGATTGCCGCGAGACTCGGCGGTGGCTGGGAAGCTTCGGCTGTGGTTGCTTCCAGACCGTGGCCGGAATCCAGTCCGGAAGCGACAGCTCCGATGGAGTCGGCGCTGGATTCGATCGACGAGTTTCCAACCATGCTTTTCCGCAATGACCGTCCGGTCCTTGAGGACGGCTGGCACGAAGAGCTCGCCGTCGAGCATATTTTCCGCCGGCACAGCCGCGTGATGCTCTCGGCCTTCCATGACCAATCAAAAGACACGGCCGTCTTCGGCCAGGGCGCGTCCGTGAGCGGCAACCCCAATTTCCTGCAGGACTTCTTCACGAATGGCTTTGCATACGACGCGGGAAATTCGAGCTCCTGGGGAATGCGGGCGGCCTACCAGCAGAAATTTTCGAAGGATTTATCGACGACTCTTGTATATGCATATTCCGGCGCGCTCTCTCCCACCGCGGATCCTTCCACGAATCAGGAATTACGGACTTTGCTGGCGACGACGTATCACAGCAGCATCGCAGGATCGGTTTCCTCGAAGGTTCCGGTGCTCGGCACAGAGGTGACGACAGGATACAAATGGATTGGCGGAACGGTGGTTTCCCGGCAGGATGAGTATGGCGAAGCGCTCTTCCAATTGGACCCATACTTCAACCTGGTGGTCCGCCAGCCGATTCCGTGCCTGCATCATATGGAGGCAGTAGCCGACTTCGGGAATCTTTTGGCGCAAGGGTACGTTCCGATGACGACGCGGGATGGCAATCTGGTGATGGTGGCGGCGTATCGGACATTTCGCGGTGGTGTGAGTCTGCAGTTCTAG